Proteins from one Acidobacteriota bacterium genomic window:
- a CDS encoding IS1380 family transposase: MRRRKSDLTARVNGNLRLEFGDVTLTSYAGLELFGRYLRQSHFNQLIRHACADTPLGGDFGVVAMIRLLLALVVLGGRRLRHLAYLADDVAVQRFAGLRVVPTARTVSRWSQSFSMKTVTTLQVLNAAVIGRVVPRQAWRTLTVDVDGTVVSTGLQVERARRGFNPHHRKVPSYYPIVAHLAETTHVLRVQNRSGDVHDGKASLPFLRDLWTQIRPMVRQAGDLRFRFDGAFFRQDVLRWLTSRGAGYAIKVPFYQWLDLQAYIRQASAWTRVAADVWGFTIPLAVTPWATTLAVTIYRKRVHHRSPKNYQLDLFDPNDGHWEYSAVASNLDFAIRPLWHFMCGRGLQEKTLGQLKSGLAFQTVPTQAYAANSAWQQVVTLAHNLLINFQIETGAACRRPTRKRTVLPRLQSIQTLRFVLFHRAAQLLRPAGTAVLRLTDNPATRAAFTRIEQALARAA, from the coding sequence GTGAGAAGAAGAAAATCCGATCTGACGGCCCGTGTCAACGGGAATCTCCGGCTGGAATTCGGGGACGTCACGTTGACGTCGTACGCGGGCCTGGAGTTGTTCGGCCGGTATCTGCGGCAGTCGCATTTCAATCAGCTGATCCGGCACGCGTGCGCCGATACGCCGCTGGGCGGCGATTTCGGTGTGGTGGCGATGATTCGGCTGCTGCTCGCCCTCGTGGTGCTCGGAGGCCGACGCCTGCGGCATCTGGCCTACCTGGCGGATGACGTGGCCGTGCAGCGGTTCGCGGGGCTGCGCGTGGTGCCGACGGCGCGGACGGTGAGCCGATGGTCGCAGAGCTTCTCCATGAAGACCGTGACGACGCTGCAAGTGCTGAATGCCGCCGTCATTGGCCGCGTGGTCCCGCGTCAGGCATGGCGCACGCTGACCGTCGATGTCGATGGCACGGTCGTCTCGACCGGCTTGCAGGTCGAGCGGGCGCGCCGGGGGTTCAATCCGCATCACCGCAAGGTGCCGAGCTACTACCCGATCGTGGCGCACCTGGCGGAAACGACGCATGTCCTGCGCGTCCAGAATCGGTCGGGCGATGTCCATGATGGCAAGGCCTCGTTGCCCTTCCTGCGGGATCTGTGGACCCAGATCCGCCCGATGGTCCGGCAGGCCGGCGACCTCCGGTTTCGCTTCGATGGCGCGTTTTTCCGCCAGGATGTGCTGCGCTGGCTGACCAGCCGGGGCGCCGGGTACGCGATCAAAGTCCCGTTCTATCAGTGGCTCGACCTGCAAGCCTACATTCGGCAGGCGTCGGCGTGGACGAGGGTGGCGGCTGACGTGTGGGGCTTCACCATCCCCCTGGCTGTGACCCCGTGGGCGACGACCCTCGCCGTCACCATTTATCGGAAGCGCGTGCACCATCGGTCTCCGAAGAACTACCAACTCGATCTGTTTGACCCCAATGACGGCCACTGGGAATACTCGGCGGTGGCCAGCAACCTCGACTTTGCGATCCGCCCGCTGTGGCATTTCATGTGTGGGCGGGGGCTCCAGGAAAAGACCCTGGGGCAACTCAAGAGCGGCTTGGCGTTTCAGACCGTGCCCACCCAGGCCTATGCCGCCAACAGCGCGTGGCAGCAAGTCGTCACCCTCGCACACAACCTCTTGATCAACTTCCAGATCGAAACCGGGGCCGCCTGCCGGCGGCCGACCCGGAAACGGACCGTCCTGCCACGCCTGCAGTCGATCCAGACCCTGCGCTTCGTGCTCTTTCACCGTGCCGCGCAACTACTCCGCCCGGCCGGCACCGCGGTGCTACGATTGACCGACAATCCCGCGACGCGGGCGGCCTTCACTCGAATAGAACAGGCCCTCGCGCGCGCGGCGTAG